In the genome of Maribacter forsetii DSM 18668, the window TAAATTAATTGTCAATACTGCCGAAGATGAACCGGGACCCAATCTTCTAATAAGGTTTTCAAAGACCATTTTATCTGAGCCAGGCATGTATTTATCGGTCAATTCTTGATTGACAATAATGGCTTTCTCCTCAATTAAAGAGATAATGGAATCTGTTATTTTTTCATTAGTACCATTTGGCATCTCTAATTCAATACCTACACGGTCACTGGCAATCCTTGGAAAGAATGCCGTTCTAATGATTCCACCACCTACAGAACCTAAGGTCAAAATAAAGGCTGATGCAAATACAGCGAACATAAATATTTTATGGTTCATTGAAAACCGTAAAACAGGCGTATATAGATTATCACGCATCCAAACCATTAAACTATCTCCAAATTCATTGATAACCCTTAGTTTGGCAAAAGCATTTGCAAAACCAGATTTAGGTTTGGTATCTATTGGTTGTAATGCTTTGGAATGTGCCAAGTGAGCAGGTAAGATTACTAAAGCCTCTACTAATGAAACTACCAATGTTAGAATAACAATAACAGAAACCTCACCAAAGAACTCACCAATTCTACTATCTAAGAACAAGAAAATAGAGAAGGCCAATATTGTGGTGATAATCGCTGAAATAATTGGAGGCAATACCTCCATTGTACCATCTACAGCTGCTTGAACTGGAGATTTTCCTTTTTCGTAATGCTGATAGATATTTTCGGCAATTACAATACCATCATCTACCAAAATACCAATAACGATAATCATACCGAATAAGGACAATACGTTTATAGTTACATCAAAGAAACCTGCAAAAACGAACATTCCTAAAAACGCAACCGGTAAACCAAAGGCAACCCAAAAAGCTAATCTTGTATTCAGGAAAAGAGATAGAAATATTAATACTAACACCATACCCATTATGGCATTTTCTGTCAATAACTGCGTTCTTTGGTTTAGTGTGATAGATTGGTCAGAAACAACATCTAACTTAATGTTGTTGTACTTCTCATTAAATTCAGTAACATATTCATTAACTTGATCCGCAGCTAAAATTAGGTCTTCATTATTGGTACTTGTAATAGTTGTGCTTACCGATAAATTTCCATTAAAATAAGTGGCATTTGGTGTTTCTGAAAATCGATCCCTTACAATAGCCACGTCTTTTAAACGTATTACATTACCAGACTGATCTGCACGTACAACCAAATTACTTAGTTCACTACCATAGTACGAACGGTTATTTGCACGTATTAAATACTCCTCCGCATCTGTTTTAATATTACCACCGGTTACAAGAATATTGGCATTACCAACAGCGCTTGCTACTTCAGTAAACGACAATCCATACGCCAGTAAATCATTCTCGTTTACTGCGATTTCAATTTCCTCATCTGGGAATCCGGAAATCTCAATTTGTGAGATACCTTCCATTGCCCTAAGATCATTTTCTATCTCTCTACCAACACTTTTTAATGTTGCAAGCGGAATATCTTCTCCACTAATGGCAAACGATATAGTTTGGCGTACCGTTTCTAGAATAGATACAATCAATGGCTCCATTCCCGTTGGGAAAGTTGGCACCCTATCTACCGCATTCTTGACCTCTAAAAGCATGAAATCAATGTTCTCACCCTTTTCAATTTCTACGTTAATTGTACCACTGTTCTCCCTAGAAGTAGACGTTACACGATCTACACCTTCAAGTCCTTTTAAATTATCTTCAATTTTAAGAACGATACCTTCTTCTACCTCTTGTGGCGATGCACCTGGATAGGTAATAGTGATTGCAATATTCTTAGAATCCGTCAACGGAAAATAAGATGATTTTAATGCCTTTGCACCAACAATACCGAACAAGGCAAAAGAGATAACCACAACATTAACGGCAACATGATACCGAATAAAATATTCTATCAGTTTACGCATTATTCTTCTGTATTTTCTGGTTGTTCAGAGTAAATTTTAACTGCCATCCCAGTAAAGCCACCACTTACAGGTTTTGATACTATAGTTACACCATCAGGTACATTTTTAAGTACCACGCGCTTATCT includes:
- a CDS encoding efflux RND transporter permease subunit; the encoded protein is MRKLIEYFIRYHVAVNVVVISFALFGIVGAKALKSSYFPLTDSKNIAITITYPGASPQEVEEGIVLKIEDNLKGLEGVDRVTSTSRENSGTINVEIEKGENIDFMLLEVKNAVDRVPTFPTGMEPLIVSILETVRQTISFAISGEDIPLATLKSVGREIENDLRAMEGISQIEISGFPDEEIEIAVNENDLLAYGLSFTEVASAVGNANILVTGGNIKTDAEEYLIRANNRSYYGSELSNLVVRADQSGNVIRLKDVAIVRDRFSETPNATYFNGNLSVSTTITSTNNEDLILAADQVNEYVTEFNEKYNNIKLDVVSDQSITLNQRTQLLTENAIMGMVLVLIFLSLFLNTRLAFWVAFGLPVAFLGMFVFAGFFDVTINVLSLFGMIIVIGILVDDGIVIAENIYQHYEKGKSPVQAAVDGTMEVLPPIISAIITTILAFSIFLFLDSRIGEFFGEVSVIVILTLVVSLVEALVILPAHLAHSKALQPIDTKPKSGFANAFAKLRVINEFGDSLMVWMRDNLYTPVLRFSMNHKIFMFAVFASAFILTLGSVGGGIIRTAFFPRIASDRVGIELEMPNGTNEKITDSIISLIEEKAIIVNQELTDKYMPGSDKMVFENLIRRLGPGSSSAVLTINLLPGEERPNEISADMVTRRLEELVGPVVGVESLIYGSGGNFGGSPVSVSLLGNNIEQLKAAKAELKGILTKNPRLKDISDNDPAGIKEIRLTLKENAYLLGMDLQALMTQVRAGFFGVQAQRFQRSQDEIRVWVRYDRDERSSISNLDDMRIVTPSGERVPLSEIADYTIVRGDVAINRLEGRREIQVSADMKDVKDSPTEIMTEIQNVHMPEIQSKYPTVSASYEGQNRELEKLTGSLKLVGFTVILLIYITIAFTFRSFSQPLMLLLLVPFSFTAVAWGHWVHDFPINVLSILGIIALIGIMVNDGLVLIGKFNSNLREGMSFDNAIFEAGKSRFRAIFLTSITTIAGLAPLMLETSRQAQFLKPMAISIAYGIGIATVLTLLMLPLFLSFSNNLKAQNLSFASGHKITKEEVERAIKERKEAAHLEGHSHEAIEGSEHQEQIEGGSQPYKNIDKL